Within Elizabethkingia sp. JS20170427COW, the genomic segment TAAATATGGGGAAAAAACTGCATCCTTTGGATTATCTGGATTTGGTATATGGGGATAAAAATGTGTATACTACTCCTAGGGATTTGTATAACTTCTCTAAGGCACTTTACTCTAAAGATTTTTTGAAACCTGAATTGATGAAGTTGGTTTTTGAGCCTTATTCTAATGAAAAGCCTGGGGTTAACAACTACGGAATAGGGTTTAGAATGAAGTTGTTTAACAATGGGACTAAACTTACTTACCATAATGGTTGGTGGCATGGCTCTAACTCGGTATTTGGACATCTGCTAGACTCTAAGGTTACCATAGTGGCTATAGGGAATGCTTATTCTCCTAGGGTGTATACAGCTTTGGCCTTACTTGGGCTTTTTGAGAATTTTCCTCCTGAGAAAGAGATTTTGACTAAGGTGATGAGGAATCAAAAATTGAGTATTTCTGAATAATGAATGACACTTTTGGGTGTTGTGAATTTGATGAAATGGTTTTATAAGAAAGATAAAGTTTATAATATTTAGTCCCTCCTTAACAAAACCTTGCTTCCAATTTATTTTGAAAAATAAATCTTGAAAATAGAAGATTTATAATTTTATAAAATTGAAAAATAATTTTCTCTTTCAGTATTTCCATCATTTTCTTGAGATTCCAAGCAGTTGCTGATAACATCGCATTAATTTGTGGACCAGTTTCTCCCAAAAAGTAATTTTGAGCCAGCCTAAAATCGGTTTTTAAATGTCCGATGATAGGTTCTATCGCTGCTCTGGTTCTGAATTTCTTACGCTTTGCTTGTTTCCTGTAAGCTGTATCTGTTTTTTTTGGATTGCTTGGAATGGAGATTTTTACGCCTTTGATTTCCGATTTTCCTCTTCCTCCCCGATCGTAAACAAGCTCTTTGGGAAGTTTCTGACCATTGTTTTCCATCTGTTCCAAGAGTGGTTCTATGGTGTGACCGTCGTATGGAGTTTGTAAAAATGCTTTAATCCCGAGAATGATTTTCTTTCCTTTGTTAGCAGTGGTTATCAGACCTACTTTATTCCCAAACTCGTATTGTTTATGTGCTTTCCCCTTGGCTATACATCGAGTGAATGGTTTGTGGATGCTGTAGATTTTATCTTTATCGCTTCGGTTTTGGGTAACGACTTTGGTGTAAAGTGCTAATGATTCTTTGTAAATCTCTTTTTGCTCTTCATTAAAATTGCGTTCAAGTTCACGGATTAACCTCAAGGCGATAGTTTTAAGTTGTCGCTGAGATTTTCTTGCCATTTTTGACCGTTTAGGGTGCTTGCCGTTGTAAGTGTTGCGAACCATTTGTTTGCTGACCTTGGTGTAACGTTGTCTTTGTTTGATGCCTTCGTTTTCGGCGATTTTATTACAGTAATCAATCACTTTTTTGCACAATTTTGCATCGGTAGGAAATGTTGTGTTATTTTCCTGAACTGTGGTGTCGGATAAAACAAAATTAGAAGTGCTTGTTTTTGCATCGTGCATTCTTACGCTGTAGGCAAAGATTTTTTCAATTCCGGCTTCACCTATCCTTTTTCGGAAATGAACGAAATTACTCGGATCACAAGGGAATTTATGTTCAAAGAAAACTCTACCACAAAAGTATTGCATGTAGGGATTCATAATCCATGCTTTTTCTAAAGTCTCATCTCCTAAATTGTACAGGTGCTTTAAAAGCAAACAGCCTACCATAAAACGAATTGGATGACTCGGATTGCCTTTGTGAGAATACAATGATGCAAACTCTTGTTCAAAATAGTTCCAATCTATTTTTTCTGAAAGTAAAACGAGTTCGTGTTTATCATCTATAAAATCAACCAACATCGGGCGGAATAATTCAGGTTGTTTTTTTGGATTTTTTCCCAACATATTTGCAAGGTTTTAATGCTCTAAGATACGAAAACATGCAAAAAAAAATAAACGTTTTACGCTTTATTTTATTGACCGTCAATGTTTTAACAGGTATTTAAGGAGCGACTATTTAATAGAATGCTGCTCTGTATAGAGTGGCATTTTTTTCTTTTTTTAACCACATAGAAATATAGGCTTTGGGGTTTTTGAGACTTTATAGTATCTGAAGATGTGAACATAGCTGATGTTATTTCCTCGTGAATTTAAGGTGTCTCAGTGTTGTATTTCTATGTTTCTATGTGGTTTTGATTTTTACAAGGATAGGGAGTTACTTTTTTAACCACATAGAAACATAGGATTTTGTGTTTTAAGATTAAAAAAAATACTGTCTATCATGACAGTATTTTCTTATTTTCTTATGATGAGCAATAGCTCGTTCCCTAGTCGGGGTGGAATACTATTTTTGCACTCTTCCATATGGATAGAGTTGAATTTCGTTTTGAAAAGTTCTTGGTACTCTTTTAAATTTCCTCCAAAGGGGGGGGCTTGTTTCTCGAAAGTTCTATTGAACAATACTCCACAGAGCTTTCCGCCATCGCTCAAAAGTTCTTCCATTTTCTCTACATATCGGGATCTACTTTCGGGAGGTAATGCACAAAAGAATGTTTGTTCTAAGATAAGGTCGAAATTCCCTATAAGCTTAAAAAAGTCTTGATGGACGACCTTTACCTGAGGGAAATTTCTAAATTTCTCTTGTAATTTCTTCACGGCAGTTTCCGAAATATCAATCAAGGTAATATTGGTAAATCCTTTTTGGATAAGGTATTCGGCTTCATAAGCATTGCCACAGCCGGGGATAAGGACTTTATCTGAAAGGTCTCCGGAATAGTTATCGATAATACTCATTAGAGGAGGGGTAGGCTTTCCTACATCCCATCCTGTTTTTTGAGCTACCCATTGCTGGTCCCAATATTCTTCGCTAAGTTTCATTTTTGGTAAATAAAAAGGATTTTATTGCTTTTTTGAAGCCCGATTATGTTTATCTTTTGGTGAATGGGGAATTCATAGGTGCTTCCCTTTTCTAAGGTGATGTCTCCTTGTTTAGATTTTAACAAAACCTTTCCTTCCAAAATAGTAATCACCCCATATTGTTGACCTATAAAGTTGATAAATTCTTGGTTTTTCTTTAGTCCTAAGCCATATTGTATGAAGTGCGGTCCGATACTTAATCTCTTTATCCTTGCTACATCTTCTAGGAGAATATCTTTTTCAGGATACTGGGCCTGTAATCGGTAAAGATGAGAAAAAGAAACCCCTGAATATACTTGGGAGATATTATTTTTTTCTAATAATGCTTTTGCTTTTCCTGCTCTTACCCCCGAACGGCAAAAGACTACATATTTTTTGTCATTTTTAAACTCGGATAGTCGCTTGCCTATTTCCTGAAGAGGGATATTAATCGCGTGGTCTAAAGGCTCAGCCTTGTACTCTGCAGGAGTCCTAACATCTACCAAAATGATATTGGGATCTTGCAATAGCACTGTAAGGTCAGGGGATGAGGTTTGTGCCTTTATTCCTAAAAAAGAACCAGAAAAGATGAGCAAGAAAAGGACTTTTTTTATTTTTGAGAAGGACATGAGAAATCTGTTTTAGGAATATTGGTGTTTTTAATAGCGTTGTATCCTCCTTCAACTTCTGAAAAGTTACGATAGCCACGTGCTTGTAAAATACTAGCAGCAATCATACTTCGGTATCCTCCAGCACAGTGGATAAAGAAGTGTTTTTTAGGGTCTATATCTCCTACCCATTGGTTGATGTATGCTAGAGGCTTGGTAGTGGCATTTTCTATATGAGAGGCAGCAAACTCACCTTCTTTTCTTACATCGATAACTGTGGCATCTTCGCTATATCTATTTTCAAACTCCTGAGCACTGATTCTTTCAATAGTATCTGTGCTCTCTCCAGCGTTTTTCCAAGCGGTAACGCCTCCTTTAAGATATCCTAACACATGATCGAAACCTACTCTACTAAGGCGAGTAATACTTTCTTCTTCTTTCCCTTCTTCGGTAATGAGAAGTATTGGCTGTTTAACATCTACAATCATAGTCCCTACCCAAGGAGCAAAATCTCCTTTAATCCCAATATTGATAGATTGCGGGATAAATTCTTGAGCGAAATCTCCTGCGTTTCTGGTATCTAAGATTAATGCAGAACTTTCTTCAGCGATGTTTTTAAATTCTTCAGGAGAAAGAGGGGTAAGCCCTTTGTGTAGGACTTCTTGGAAGCTGTCGTATCCTCCTTTGTTCATCGCTACATTATAGCCAAAGTACTGCGGAGGAGGGGTAAGCCCGGTGATAACTTCTTTAATGAAGGTTTCTTTATTGGGTTGGTTAAGAGCATAGTTGCTTTTCTTTTGGTTGCCTAAAGTATCTACGGTTTCTTTTTGCATATTTTTACCACAGGCACTTCCTGCTCCATGAGCGGGATAAACCGTGATGCTATCGGGTAAGGGCATTATTTTATTCATCAGGCTGTCATACAACATTCCTGCTAGGTCTTCTTGGGTAATTTCATTGGCTTTTTGTGCTAAATCTGGTCTGCCAACATCGCCTAAAAACAGGGTGTCTCCAGAGAAAAGAGCGGTTTCTTTTCCTTCTTCATTAATAAGAAGATAGCAGGCACTTTCTAAAGTATGACCAGGGGTGTGGAGTACTTTTATTTTGATTTTTCCAATTTCAAAAATTTGATTGTCTTCAGCGGTGATTGCCGTAAATTCTGTTTTTGCAGTAGGGCCGTAAACGATATCTGCCCCTGTTGCTTTGCTTAAATCTACATGCCCAGAAACGAAATCTGCATGGAAATGGGTTTCGAAAATATATTTTAATTGAGCGTTATCCTCTTGTAATTTGTTGAGGTAAGGTTGAGTTTCTCTTAGAGGGTCGATGATGGCAGCTTCTCCATTTGAAACGATATAATAAGCACCTTGAGCAAGGCATCCTGTATATATTTGTTCTACTTTCATAATTGAAATGAATTTATATTTCTTAATTTATTAGGGAGTATCAAAGATAAGTGATTATTTTTTTTCATGGCAAAGAGTGTACCGATGAGAGATTGGATGGTGGATAAATGGGTAAAGCTGACAAAAAGACCCGATTAGATAATAGAGATATGATTTTTACAAGGATAGGGAGTTTCTTTTTATTAACCACATAGGAATATAGAATTTTAGGTTTTTAAGATTACATAACATCTAGAGATGTGAACATAAGGTTTGTGGTTTTTTGAATGTTTTTTTTAACCATATAGACACATAATGAGGTTCAACCCTAAAGAATAAGGTGTTATAAAAAGTGTAAAAACTAAGTAATTGATATTTAACTTTTCGATATAATTATCATCTTACTAAGAGCAATAAGAAACATGTAACAAATATTAAATAAAAGCTACTTATTAACAGGTAATTGAAAAATATGAAAAAACTAATAACATCTTTGTTTACTGTGGCAACCTTCTTTTTGTACGCACAGAAAACCATCACAGGGAAAGTTAGTGATACTTCAGGAAATGCCATTCCTAGTGCAAGTGTTACGGTAGAAAATTCTCAGAATTCCGTAATTATCGCTTATGGCATTACCGATGCAAAGGGGAATTTTAAAATTCCCTTCACTACTGATTTAGCGAATGTTAGGGTAAAAGTAAAAGCCTTTAACCAGAAAAGTCAGGTTAAGGAAATTAAAAATGAAGACCAAACCTTAAACTTTAAGCTAGATTCAGATGTTACTGAAATTAAAGAAGTAGTCTTAAAGACCAAACTTATTACTAAAAAAGGAGATACTATAAGCTATGATATTACAGCATTTGCCAATAAAAACGATAGGGTACTCTCCGATGCATTGAAGAAAATGCCAGGGGTAGAAGTGGCAAGTGATGGAAGTATTACCTACCAAGGTACGGCGATTAATAAATTTTATATTAATGGAAAAGACCTTATGGAAGGTGGTTATGGAACCATTAACAACTCACTTCCATTAGATGCAATAGGCAAGGTGGAAATCATGGAAAACCACCAACCTGTAAAAATCCTTCAAGACAAAGTGCCTAGTGAGCAGGCCGCTTTTAATATTAAATTGAAGAAAAAAGTAACCATGACAGGTCGTGGTGAAGTAGGCATGGGAGGATCTCCTCTGCTGTGGAATGTAAAGTTAACCCCAATGTTGTTTACAGACAAGATACAATGGGTGTTTAATTACAAAACCAACAATAATGGTGAGTCAGTAGAAAATGAAGGAAATATTATGGCATTTGGAAGCCGATTTGAGGGGATTAGAAGAAATGCCTCTCAAACTTCATGGCTGAATGTAGAGAATGCAGCAACCCCTAGTGTTCCTCAGAAAAGATATTTAATGAACAATGTCCATTATCTTTCAGGTAATTTATTGACGAATCTTAATAAGAGTAAAGAGTGGGAGTTTAAAGCCAATGCCAATTATACCAATAACGCTATTTCTAGAGAGTCTTTTGTAGAAACTCATTATCTACCTCCTTTTAATAATGGAGCGGTTATTTCCAATGCGGTAAGAAATAACTTCTATACCGATAAGATAAAAGGGGAAATGATCTTTACTAAAAATGCTAAAAAAGGATTCTTCAAAAATACGACAAGCTTTACCCAATTTTGGAATGCCGATAGAGCCGATGTTAGCAGAACCATCAATGGAGTAAACGATGCAGATAATACAGCAGGACAGGGGATAGAAGCTCCTACTACCAATTTCCAAAACTCGTTAAGTACTATTATTCCATGGAAAGAAAAGTTGATTAATTTACGCTCTTTTATCAATTACCAAAACGATAAGCAAACGTTGAGAGTGAATCCTTTTAGCTATACTCCACAAGAGGTGTACAATAAAGATACCCAAACGATGGATCCTATCTTCCAACATCCGTTGTTAACCAAATATGCTAACCAATATCTAAGGATGAAGACCTTTGAAACTCAGGAGGCGGTGAACATGAGCTTTTCAGCGAAGAGATGGACTTTTACTCCAGAAGTAGGTTTTAACTATACGATAAATAAACTAAATTCAGCTTTAACAGGAGAGGACAACCACTCGGTAACCGATCCATTAGATGGTAAATACCAAAATGATTTGAAGTTTAGCAACGTTACCCCTTATGTTTCTGGGCAAATTAATTATAAAGGAACCAACTTCAATATGTACCTTACCTTGCCGGTTAATTTCAACAATATTAAAGCTGAAGACCCAGCCGCAGGAAGAAATGTGGACATTCGATTAAACAAAACGACTTTTGAGCCAAGTACTTTTATGCAGTATGAATTTGCTTCATTCTGGAAAGCTTCGGCTAACGGAAGTATCAGCAATAATTTCGGAACTATTGGCAGTGTATATGCAGGATATATCTTGATGAGCCCTGTTAATCTAAGCCGCCCATATTCTAACGGTATTTTAGCTCAAAATAAATCTCAAAGTGGAGGTGTAGGGATTGAGTATAGAAACCCGCTAAATAACCTATTCTTCAATGTAAGATCTAGAGTGAGTAAAACGACCAACAACCTTATGCTGAACACTTTCTTAGACAATGGAAATACCACTTCCGAGTATATTGTAAGGGACAATGATATTAACTCCAACTCACAGAGTGTAGAGGTAGGAAAATATTTTCCTTCGTTTAAAACCAATGCTTCCATAGGATTTAGCAATAGCAATAATAAATCACTAAGCATGAACAATAGCATCATCCAAAGAACAAAAAGCAATAACCAAAGCTTTAATTTTAAAGTGAATAATGCTTTTTTCAGTTGGATGAGTTTGGATTATAATTTTAGTTTAGGCTTCGGAGAAAGCACCTTTACCTATCTCAATACCGAGAGTACAGTGAAAAATAATAATTTCTCCCATAACCTTAATTTGATTTTTTATCCTATCGAGAACCATTCCATTGGCTTGAACTGGGATCAGAACAACTTTAAGCAAGGAAATCAATTGTATAAAAACCCATTTTATGATTTAACTTATCAATATACATGGGCGAAGAAAAGAATAGATTTTGAAGTAAAATGGTTAAATATTGCTAATACCAAGGTTTATGAAACCATTAATACAGGTTCTACAGGAACTACTTACAGAAGAATGTATATCCGACCGAGCCAAGTGATGTTTACCGTGAAGTTCAACTTTAAATAAATTATAAATCCTTCTCAATAAAAGAGAGGGATTTTTTTATTGGTTTTTAAGTTAGTACAGGTATAACGATTATATTTACATAATAAACATCAAATTATCAATATTTTATATGAAAAAGATATTCACATTAATAGTTATGTGTTCTACAATGGCTATTGCTCAATCTCATCGCTTTATTTATGAATATAAGTACATCCCGAATATAAAAGCCAAGGATGATGTTAAGAAAGATATGATGGCATTGGATATTAATGAAAAGGGTTCGGTGTACCAAAGTCTGGATAAGATGAAAAACGATTCTATTTTGAGAGCTCAGGTTGAAGCGCTTTCTAAAAATATGAGTGGTACGATTAATTTACAAGGGATGAATAGATCTAAGTCTATTGTTAATTATAAAGTTACCAAGGAATATCCATCTTATACTGTTTTTTTGCATGAAAAAGTAGATGCCAATAACTATAAAATATCTGAAGATAAAAAACCTGAATGGAAAATTTCATCAGAAACCCAAACCATCAATGGATACAATATACAGAAGGCAAGCACTCATTTTGGAGGAAGAGATTGGACAGCGTGGTTTACCACCGAACTTCCCTTTCCAGATGGGCCATATAAATTTTACGGCCTTCCTGGGTTAATTGTGAAATTAGAAGACAGTACAGGATCCCACATAATGACTTTAGTAGCCAATAGGAAGCAGGATAAAGCGGAAGATAATACGAGGACTATTTTCGAGAGGAAGGAAATTGCAGTTACCTCTAATCAGTTTAAAAAAGCCTGGAAGGACTTTTTAGCAGACCCTGGTAAAGAGATACGTGGGATGGGAACTAGTTCATCTGCTAAAGTATATTTCCGAGATGCGAGTGGTAAAACAATGGATCAAAAAGATATTGTAAAAGGGAAAGAAGCTATGGTAAAAAAGATATTGGAAACCGAAAACAATAGGATAGAACCTAGCTTATACGAGTAAAAAAACAGAAAAGCAGATTTTTCAGATATGTACTGAGAAACCTGCTTTTTGTCATTTTGATAAAAGTCATCCGTTATAAAGGATAAAAAAAGTATTTTTATTTCTACATTTGCTATAGAAAAATGTAAAGTGAAAAAAATAATCCCATATCTGTTGATTCTTATTTCTGGAATCTTTGTCTTTCAGAAGACATGGGTATGGGCGGACTATTGCATGAATACAGAATGGTATTTGGAGCATTGTATCAATAAAACCAAACCCGAACTTCATTGTGATGGTAAATGTCAATTGGAGAAGCAATCGGAACAAAAAACCAACTATACTTGGCTGAAGGTAGTATCAGAATTTATAGGTGTTATTGCTCCACTAGAATTTCCTAGTTGGACATCTACAATAAAACGAACAATTCATCATTTTTATTTTACCTCTCAACTTCTTAAAGGCTATCAAGTAGCTTTGCTAAAGCCTCCGTTGATGATTTTAACATTTTAAAAACCCAAGATCTTTTCAAGATTTTTAATGGGCTATATTATTCTACAATTTTTTTAAAGTTGATTGTCGAATAAGTAGCTTGAGATTTCATGAGCATAATGCTTGTGATTAAGATAATCCTATGTTTTTATTTTAAAATCATTTACGATGAATAAGCATCAAGCAATTTCAAAAAAATATATTACCCTACCTCTTTGTGTAGCGGCCTTTAGTTTTATTTCTGCACAACAAGTGGATAGTATCCTGATGAGAGATATAGAAGTGGTAAGCATTACAAAACCATTCACCCAACCTAAAATAACACCTAATAGTCATGATTTTTTAAATCATGATGCGGGGGACTTCTTAACCAATTTACCAGAACTAGGGGTAAGAAGAATTGCAGGAAGCTATGCTGCTGATCCTGTTTTAAGAGGTTTTAAATATGAACAACTCAATGTGGTGAGCGATGGCTTTATGTCCAGCATACACGCATGCCCTTCGCGTATGGATCCCGTGTCTAGCCAGATTAATATGAGTATGATTAAGCAGGCAGACGTATATAAAGGTCCATATCAATTTAGATTTGGGAATGCTGTAGGAGGAACGATTAATTTTATAGGGGAAGATCCTAAATTTTCATCTAACCCTAAATTTTCAGGTAGAATTTCCACAGGCTATGAGAGTAATGGAAATATTTTCAGAAATGAAGCTTGGGGGCAGTTGGCAACGAAAAAACTAGTGTTTGATATTTTTGGGTCTTACCAAAAAGGAGATGATTATAAAGATGGAGAGGGGAATGAGGTTCCATCCGCTTTTAAGAGATATAATATTGGGTCTAAATTGGCGTATCAGTGGAATGATAGGCAGACAACAATTTTACAAGCAAGTACCAACCAAGCGCGAGATGTGAAATTTGCGACTGGTAGAATGGATATTTTGAAGGACAACACATGGATGTACTCTTTAAAACACGAAATGAAATTTCAAGATGCCTTTGTGGATAGGTTAAACTTTAGTTCTTTCCTAACGAGTGTAGATCATCTAATGGGAGATTCTGCAAGAACGATGCTTTCCCATATCAAGAGTAAATCTGCGGGAGCTAAAGTGGAAGCCAAAATGGTGTGGGGACAAAATATTCTATATTCTGGAGTAGATTTTAGACATGATGCTGAAAGGAAAATACCCAATGCTAGTACTTCTTCGGGCAGTATGAACCACGGAGGGATGAACCATGGAGGGATGAACCATGGAGGGATGAGTATGTCCACTAATCCATGGCAGGATGCTCAAAGCAATGTAGTAGGATGGTTTAATGAATACCAATATCTATGGGGAAAAAGTAAGATTACAGCGTCTTATCGTTTGAATTTCGATCACTCCAAAGTGAATGATCCTTCTCATTTCTTCATGCAAAAATATGGAGACCTATCGGCGAGTAAAGTTACCAATAGTTTGAGCTTTTCATATAAATATTCCTTCAACCCTTATGCTCAAATGACATTTTTGGTAGGGCGAGGTGAGCGCGCTGCTAGCCTTACCGAAAAGTATATCAACTTTTTTATGATAGGCTACGACAATTATCAGTATGTAGGAAATCCTCATTTAAAATCTGAAAAAAACCTTCAGGCAGACTGGGTGTTTTCTTATCAAAAAGGAAACTTACATTTACAGACAGATATTTTTTACTCTCGCCTAACGGATTTTATTTCTTCTCAAATAGTAACCGATATCCCTGCAACTTCCCAAACAGCAAAAGGAGTAAGGCAAATGCAGAATATAAAAGATGCGTATAAAACAGGGATTGAAGGCTCTTTGCAATGGCAATTTTTACCATATCTAAGATTGGATGCATCCGCAGCTTATACTTATGCTAAAAATATAAGTCAGGATGTTCCTCTACCTGAAATTGCCCCACTGGACACTCGCCTAGGATTGAAGGCTACGTTGAATAAATTTTTAATAGGAGCTGATATGAGATTTGTGGCTTCTCAGAAGAGGATTAATCCCCTTTTTGGAGAATTGCCAACTAAAGATTTCACCGTATTTAATTTAGAAGCCCAAGCAGAAATTTTCCCAAAAGCCAACGTATCATTTCAGGTAAAAAATATTTTGAACAGAAGCTATACAGAGTATCTTAATAAAACAACTGCAAATTCTAACTATACCGAAAGATTTCTTTCTCCGGGAAGAAGTTTTGCCCTTACTTTTTCATATACATTATAAATACTATCTCAAACTGAACTCAGTTGTTGAAAAGGCTGTCCTTCTTAGGGCAGCTTTTGTTCTACTATCTCCCAAAAAATAGATTCAGATTTGGGAAGGAAGCCTTCAGGATGTTTGGTGAAATAATCCGATTGATCTTTGAATTTTTCCAAATGAGAGAAATACTTTTTCAGATCTTCCAATGTGAAAACCAAACGAAATTCAGGCCTCATTTCATCATGAGCGTGGAGGTAACACACCTGTCCTTCTTGTTCCTCAGAGGTATATTCTAATCCAAAGGTTTGGATGAGGTAATTTTTTAAAAATTCTAGTTGAGAAAATTCCATTTTATACGAGCTTTATAAAACCTAAGTTAGCGAATATCAAAGTTTTCTAGGAGTAAAATTCCCATTGTTTTATATTTTAAAAATAACTACCTTGTCAAAATCTAAATTTTTGAAAAAATAAATGTTAGAGAAAAAAGAACATCTGTACGAGAAGACGGTTTTGGTAGGTCTCATTACCAAAGACCAAGATGAGGAAAAGCTTACCGAATACATGGATGAGCTGGAGTTTTTGGCCTATACAGCAGGAGCTACGGTAGAGAAGAGATTCACCCAAAAAATGTCGATGCCCGACTCCAAAACGTTTGTAGGAAAAGGAAAAGCAGAGGAAATAAAAACTTTTGTTAAAGAAAATGAGATAGGAACGGTAATTTTTGATGATGAACTCTCTCCTTCCCAATTGAAGAATTTGGAAAGAGAAATGGAAGTAAAAATCTTAGACCGCACCAATCTGATCTTGGATATCTTCGCACAAAGAGCACAAACTTCGTATGCAAGAACTCAGGTAGAACTTGCCCAATACGAATACCTTCTACCTCGACTAACCCGTATGTGGACCCACTTGGAGAGACAGAGAGGGGGTATTGGTATGCGTGGTCCCGGGGAAACAGAGATAGAAACCGATAGAAGGATTGTAAGGGATAGGATCTCTTTATTAAAAGAAAAACTGAAGACTATAGATAGACAAATGGCTACCCAACGCAACAACCGTGGGAAAATGGTGAGAGTAGCCTTGGTGGGATATACCAATGTTGGGAAATCTACACTTATGAATACCTTATCCAAGTCGGAGGTATTTGCAGAGAATAAACTTTTTGCAACTTTGGATACCACAGTAAGAAAAGTAGTAATAGGTAATTTACCTTTCCTATTAACCGATACTGTTGGGTTTATTAGAAAATTACCTACCCAGCTGGTGGAGTCTTTTAAATCTACCTTGGATGAGGTAAGAGAATCAGACTTATTGGTGCATGTAGTTGATATTTCCCATGATAGTTTCGAGGATCATATAGCTTCTGTAAATAATATTTTACAAGAAATAGAAGCTCATAAGAAACCTGTCATCATGGTATTTAATAAGATAGACAATTTCACTTATGAGAAGAAAGCAGAAGATGATTTAACTCCTTCTACTAAAAAGAATATTTCTTTGGAAGAGTGGAAGAATACTTGGATGGCTAAATCTAAAGTTCCGACGGTGTTTATTTCGGCTCTTACGAAAGAAAATTTCCCTGAGATGAAGAAAATGATTTATGATGAGGTACTGAAAATTCATATTTCGAGATTCCCATATAATGATTTCCTTTTTCAGTATTATGACGACGAAGACAATATTGGAGAAGCATAATTGATTTTATAGAAAACCAGCAAAACTAAAAACCATAACCTTTTTGGATGAAACGAATCTTTACCTTCTTTAGCCTTTTCTTA encodes:
- a CDS encoding GLPGLI family protein, whose amino-acid sequence is MKKIFTLIVMCSTMAIAQSHRFIYEYKYIPNIKAKDDVKKDMMALDINEKGSVYQSLDKMKNDSILRAQVEALSKNMSGTINLQGMNRSKSIVNYKVTKEYPSYTVFLHEKVDANNYKISEDKKPEWKISSETQTINGYNIQKASTHFGGRDWTAWFTTELPFPDGPYKFYGLPGLIVKLEDSTGSHIMTLVANRKQDKAEDNTRTIFERKEIAVTSNQFKKAWKDFLADPGKEIRGMGTSSSAKVYFRDASGKTMDQKDIVKGKEAMVKKILETENNRIEPSLYE
- a CDS encoding TonB-dependent receptor domain-containing protein gives rise to the protein MNKHQAISKKYITLPLCVAAFSFISAQQVDSILMRDIEVVSITKPFTQPKITPNSHDFLNHDAGDFLTNLPELGVRRIAGSYAADPVLRGFKYEQLNVVSDGFMSSIHACPSRMDPVSSQINMSMIKQADVYKGPYQFRFGNAVGGTINFIGEDPKFSSNPKFSGRISTGYESNGNIFRNEAWGQLATKKLVFDIFGSYQKGDDYKDGEGNEVPSAFKRYNIGSKLAYQWNDRQTTILQASTNQARDVKFATGRMDILKDNTWMYSLKHEMKFQDAFVDRLNFSSFLTSVDHLMGDSARTMLSHIKSKSAGAKVEAKMVWGQNILYSGVDFRHDAERKIPNASTSSGSMNHGGMNHGGMNHGGMSMSTNPWQDAQSNVVGWFNEYQYLWGKSKITASYRLNFDHSKVNDPSHFFMQKYGDLSASKVTNSLSFSYKYSFNPYAQMTFLVGRGERAASLTEKYINFFMIGYDNYQYVGNPHLKSEKNLQADWVFSYQKGNLHLQTDIFYSRLTDFISSQIVTDIPATSQTAKGVRQMQNIKDAYKTGIEGSLQWQFLPYLRLDASAAYTYAKNISQDVPLPEIAPLDTRLGLKATLNKFLIGADMRFVASQKRINPLFGELPTKDFTVFNLEAQAEIFPKANVSFQVKNILNRSYTEYLNKTTANSNYTERFLSPGRSFALTFSYTL
- the hflX gene encoding GTPase HflX, which gives rise to MLEKKEHLYEKTVLVGLITKDQDEEKLTEYMDELEFLAYTAGATVEKRFTQKMSMPDSKTFVGKGKAEEIKTFVKENEIGTVIFDDELSPSQLKNLEREMEVKILDRTNLILDIFAQRAQTSYARTQVELAQYEYLLPRLTRMWTHLERQRGGIGMRGPGETEIETDRRIVRDRISLLKEKLKTIDRQMATQRNNRGKMVRVALVGYTNVGKSTLMNTLSKSEVFAENKLFATLDTTVRKVVIGNLPFLLTDTVGFIRKLPTQLVESFKSTLDEVRESDLLVHVVDISHDSFEDHIASVNNILQEIEAHKKPVIMVFNKIDNFTYEKKAEDDLTPSTKKNISLEEWKNTWMAKSKVPTVFISALTKENFPEMKKMIYDEVLKIHISRFPYNDFLFQYYDDEDNIGEA